In Plasmodium gaboni strain SY75 chromosome 11, whole genome shotgun sequence, the following proteins share a genomic window:
- a CDS encoding putative nucleic acid binding protein, translated as MDMNFGFCDDNFFEQGHKSTDKEEIEELTKRGSPDGLTKIKENEEEKTLPKELCVPVTIKLLINKMMNTEELKIHDFQISGIIVFGKVVNIKELASAIIFEICDYTGNIEAKYNKDAKNEMVKNHIESIKVNDYIKIVGVVYSPETKSESIQISILYINKISDWVSYFTYFTSDVIYCYLKLLKLKNICTPNGINNEEKPWSHINLDTYYNHLDDIDSDIIKYLHTTEEKYASQQDIFNNLQKYHSEFNIKKSLTKLIEQYDLAQYEDIISIP; from the coding sequence ATGGATATGAATTTTGGATTTTgtgatgataatttttttgagCAAGGACATAAGTCAACAgataaagaagaaatagAAGAGTTGACAAAAAGAGGATCACCAGATGGTTTgacaaaaataaaagaaaatgaagaagagAAAACTTTACCAAAAGAATTATGTGTGCCTGTAActataaaattattaataaataaaatgatgaatactgaagaattaaaaatacatGATTTTCAAATAAGTGGAATAATAGTATTTGGAAAGGTAgttaatataaaagaattgGCTAGTGCTATAATATTTGAGATATGTGATTATACAGGTAATATTGAAGctaaatataataaagatgCAAAAAATGAGATGGTAAAAAATCATATTGAAAGTATTAAAGTtaatgattatattaaaattgtTGGTGTTGTATATTCTCCAGAAACTAAAAGTGAATCTATACAAATtagtatattatatattaataaaatatcaGACTGGGTTTcatattttacatattttacttctgatgttatatattgttatttaaaattattaaaattaaaaaatatttgtacACCCAATGGTATcaataatgaagaaaaacCATGGTCTCATATCAATTTAgatacatattataatcatcTTGATGATATCGATAGTGatattatcaaatattTACATACTACTGAAGAAAAATATGCAAGTCAACaagatatttttaataatcTTCAAAAATATCATTCCGAATTTAATATCAAAAAATCACTAACGAAATTGATTGAACAGTATGACTTGGCTCAATATGAGGACATAATAAGTATTccataa